In the Helicoverpa armigera isolate CAAS_96S chromosome 28, ASM3070526v1, whole genome shotgun sequence genome, one interval contains:
- the LOC110383394 gene encoding transmembrane channel-like protein 7: protein MSGGNSKNKARSKKQEGWEEAGGEFYQELYPGGEQELFDNLQRADAAKLATLLPSKQARNTTTVKRARSQNERRQSTYARTTQSRDIHLSMLPDLSENLSNEERTWEEIMQIKAMPVPMNQKRELKARLQNATKLRLQGFEQLQWRQRKVWHRFRIRLSEVVGKLELWQSPMREIEGKFGTGVVSYFLFLRWLLFLNVAISLLIILFLILPTSVLKEVEYDCDGYEPNSTICCSQYYLTKNLTDTNVFLDVIQGTGWMERTILFYGVYSDQIYTYFLNNLFESELYYNMPMAYILVAISWVLLSLIAIVKTAAKGFKERLVENEGQFYKYCNLVFGGWDFCIHNDKSAKIKHKALYNEIKGYLEEEKYNEERQLRTRESQILIYFKRLLINVIVFVILIASGVLIYFAFNYSTDRLNEEVSENVEEETRIDTNVSHSEKFTLKLYREGGMFFGQLENTLLEFLPFICIVVLNLIVPEIFSYLIQFESYTPAHVLIITLLRTVLLRLSSLAVLLSQMYMYVRDNGFVCSYTKDESSSKLECWETYVGQQLYKLILTDFAVQFVTTFFINLPRAFLARHTNSRCFKIIGEQDFYLPKHVLDIVYTQTIIWMGSFFCPFLPIIGTIFYFLIFYIKKFTCLTNCTPSPVVYKASKSKSLFMSVLLLGFIASIAPVAYSVAEIFPSINCGPYRGYNNVWEFVVQTFDGFPFIVREFIFRMGTSTFAVPAFAVLLFFLYYYWAVAAANRHMVTVLKNQLVLEGHDKQFLLNRLSAFIRQHQKRCERRNRASFADDDSIRQSSR from the exons ATGTCAGGCGGCAACTCAAAGAACAAGGCTCGCTCCAAGAAGCAGGAAGGATGGGAAGAAGCCGGTGGGGAGTTCTACCAGGAGTTGTACCCTGGTGGAGAGCAGGAACTCTTTGATAACCTGCAGCGGGCTGATGCTGCTAAATTGGCTACATTACTGCCTTCAAAGCAGGCTCGGAATA CCACAACGGTGAAGCGCGCGCGTTCTCAGAATGAGAGGCGACAGTCCACCTATGCTAGGACCACGCAGAGCCGGGATATACATCTGTCTATGTTGCCCGATTTATCTG AGAACCTATCAAATGAAGAGCGTACCTGGGAGGAGATCATGCAGATCAAAGCGATGCCAGTTCCTATGAACCAGAAACGTGAACTTAAGGCTAGACTACAG AATGCCACAAAACTTCGTCTACAAGGGTTCGAACAACTCCAATGGCGACAACGGAAAGTCTGGCATCGATTCCGAATAAGATTATCCGAAGTTGTTGGCAAACTAGAGCTCTGGCAATCCCCTATGAGAGAAATAGAAGGCAAGTTTGGTACAGGAGTGGTCTCCTATTTCCTCTTCCTCAGGTGGTTATTATTCCTCAACGTTGCTATATCCCTTCTCATCATCCTTTTCCTAATCCTCCCAACTTCGGTCCTCAAAGAGGTAGAATACGACTGCGATGGGTACGAACCAAATTCTACCATTTGCTGCTCTCAATATTACCTAACAAAAAATTTGACGGATACCAATGTGTTTCTCGATGTCATCCAAGGCACAGGTTGGATGGAACGGACCATACTTTTCTATGGAGTGTATTCGGACCAGATTTAcacgtattttttaaacaatttgttcgAAAGTGAGCTCTATTATAACATGCCTATGGCGTATATTCTTGTCGCTATTTCGTGGGTACTTCTTTCGTTAATAGCTATTGTGAAAACTGCCGCCAAAGGGTTTAAAGAGCGTTTGGTAGAAAATGAAGGACAATTTTATAAGTACTGTAATCTGGTGTTTGGAGGCTGGGATTTTTGCATCCACAACGACAAGTCAGCTAAAATCAAACATAAAGCAttatataatgaaataaaaggttatttggaagaagaaaaatataacgaaGAAAGGCAGTTAAGGACTAGAGAATCACAAATTCTGATATATTTCAAACGTTTACTTATCAATGTAATTGTGTTTGTTATACTTATTGCTTCTggagttttaatatatttcgcGTTTAATTACTCCACGGATAGATTGAATGAGGAAGTTTCCGAAAATGTTGAAGAAGAAACTAGAATTGACACAAATGTGTCTCACAGTGAAAAGTTTACCTTAAAACTGTATAGAGAAGGTGGCATGTTCTTCGGCCAACTAGAAAACACGCTGCTAGAATTCCTAccatttatatgtatagtagttttaaatcttaTAGTCCCAGAAATATTTAGCTATTTAATACAATTCGAGAGTTATACCCCAGCTCATGTATTAATTATTACGTTATTAAGAACAGTTTTGTTAAGGCTATCGTCCTTAGCGGTGCTTCTAAGCCAAATGTACATGTATGTGAGAGACAATGGTTTCGTCTGTTCGTACACAAAAGACGAATCTTCGTCAAAACTCGAATGCTGGGAGACGTATGTCGGACAACAGCTATACAAGTTAATACTCACGGATTTTGCTGTACAATTTGTGACCACTTTCTTCATTAACTTACCCAGAGCGTTCTTAGCAAGACACACGAATAGTAGGTGCTTCAAAATCATAGGCGAACAAGACTTTTATTTGCCAAAACATGTCTTAGATATAGTGTACACACAGACTATTATATGGATGGGCTCATTTTTCTGTCCTTTCCTACCAATAAtcggtacaatattttatttcttaattttctaTATAAAGAAATTCACTTGTTTGACGAATTGTACGCCGTCGCCGGTCGTGTATAAAGCTTCGAAATCAAAATCTTTGTTCATGTCTGTTCTATTGCTGGGTTTTATTGCTTCTATTGCTCCGGTAGCTTATTCTGTTGCTGAAATATTTCCCTCTATCAACTGTGGGCCGTATCGAGGTTACAACAATGTCTGGGAATTTGTCGTGCAAACATTTGATGGTTTCCCATTCATTGTTCGGGAGTTTATCTTCAGAATGGGAACTTCGACTTTTGCAGTCCCGGCTTTTGctgtattattattctttttgtattattacTGGGCCGTGGCGGCAGCGAACAGGCATATGGTGACAGTTTTGAAAAACCAGTTGGTGTTAGAAGGTCATGATAAGCAGTTTCTACTGAATAGATTGAGTGCGTTTATAAGGCAGCATCAGAAACGATGTGAGAGGAGGAATAGAGCTAGTTTTGCGGATGATGATTCAATTAGACAGAGTTCTAGGTAA
- the LOC110383515 gene encoding uncharacterized protein LOC110383515: MGNCLGSIFRRRNQRRHIVLILIGLDNAGKTKTVNNLAGEKDDKVLPTVGFKAVNLVHKDTPVTIYDLGGGPHFRQIWSQYYSEVHGVIFVIDSSDFTRLDECRAVLEEVLSHDKISGKPVLVLANKQDKSGALDDIDVVDKLNIEPLVNRYRCPTLVESYSAYTEHPKTKKPKIDPGLRKGYQWLLNYIVRRYGDINLRVQTDIHADLERRKRMLNKASNTNSQTFTAVSDDIATQTGFENPNYDIEKSSKLDSDEVQQGLIVVKPIKHNPNSIDSTITIESVEESDATSVAKPKLSPLFGRASNSTVETVRIELEPRSEFRKLSPIVRNKSGANQHIDFKNRPQSSPTFKKHIKMEPRSKNTSLQDEDLKPDGDLTYIGDRDRTWDGSEKKHTVLVNDAELSQMHREIVLTERDYTSKTAYSEVTLQPATLPLSPRPSSASQLVRRQLELCGQHKRRLSLRYMQRNKTSPERVSMLMYESKVPQRHLDKGDFEHAATIN; encoded by the exons ATGGGTAATTGTCTGGGAAGTATTTTTCGGCGTCGAAACCAGCGTCGTCACATCGTGCTGATACTAATCGGATTGGATAACGCGGGAAAAACGAAAACTGTGAACAATTTGGCCGGCGAAAAGGATGATAAGGTTTTGCCGACTGTGGGGTTTAAAGCTGTGAATTTAGTGCATAAAGATACACCTGTGACGATATACGACTTGGGGGGAGGGCCGCATTTTCGTCAAATATGGTCTCAGTATTATAGCGAAGTGCACGGTGTGATATTCGTCATCGACTCGAGTGATTTTACACGGTTGGACGAATGCAGAGCCGTGCTTGAAGAGGTTTTATCGCACGACAAAATATCAG GCAAACCCGTGCTGGTGCTAGCGAACAAGCAAGACAAGTCTGGAGCCCTAGACGACATCGATGTGGTCGACAAACTTAATATAGAGCCTTTGGttaatag ATACCGATGTCCAACCCTAGTGGAATCCTACAGTGCCTACACCGAACACCCAAAGACCAaaaagccgaaaatcgatccaGGCCTTCGCAAAGGCTACCAATGGCTCCTAAACTACATAGTCAGACGTTACGGGGATATAAACTTACGcgtacaaacagacatacacgCAGACTTAGAGCGACGCAAACGGATGCTCAATAAAGCATCGAACACCAACTCCCAGACATTCACAGCAGTTAGTGACGATATAGCCACACAAACAGGCTTCGAAAATCCCAATTACGATATAGAAAAAAGTTCCAAACTTGATAGTGATGAGGTCCAACAAGGATTGATAGTCGTCAAACCGATTAAGCACAACCCTAACAGTATCGATTCTACTATCACAATCGAGAGCGTTGAGGAATCGGATGCGACGAGTGTAGCTAAGCCAAAACTGTCACCTTTATTTGGGCGAGCCAGTAATTCCACCGTGGAGACGGTTCGGATAGAGTTGGAACCGAGAAGCGAGTTCAGGAAATTGTCTCCGATTGTGAGGAACAAGAGTGGTGCGAATCAACATATCGATTTCAAGAATAGGCCGCAGTCGAGTCCTACTTTTAAGAAGCACATTAAG ATGGAACCTCGAAGCAAGAACACGTCACTCCAAGACGAGGATCTGAAGCCGGACGGTGACCTCACGTACATAGGTGACAGAGACCGCACGTGGGATGGCTCCGAGAAGAAGCATACTGTGCTGGTCAACGATGCTGAACTGTCGCAGATGCATCGCGAGATCGTGCTTACTGAACGAG ACTACACAAGCAAGACGGCATACTCAGAGGTGACGCTACAACCGGCCACTCTGCCTCTGAGTCCGCGACCGTCGTCCGCATCGCAACTCGTGCGCAGGCAGCTGGAACTGTGCGGCCAGCATAAGCGACGGCTCAGTCTTAGat ACATGCAACGTAACAAGACGAGTCCGGAGCGCGTGTCGATGCTCATGTACGAGTCTAAGGTCCCGCAGCGTCATCTCGACAAGGGCGACTTCGAACACGCCGCTACTATCAACTGA
- the LOC110383513 gene encoding tubulin-specific chaperone E: MVGAMPVNLIPKFCNGTMDSHNGTEDSEIQVHIGSRVKSSDDFGTVKYIGEVHGYKGVWYGVEWDDPVRGKHDGSVDDVQYFKTSKPGAGSFIRPNKISPFKTCAEAIRRYYGDREDETVAAHRRTVINEWKREMGAPFIEMVGFEKIHQKQKFDRLLEVCVHDQNIAKPGDVASLCPNVRSLDVSRNLFCNWREVIQLSAQLPDLKELDVNKNRMAIDMPEETLAQLSINFASLEKLNISVCDYEWADILALSHLWPKLNEMIAAYNRIKKIIPPTLTLKTLTVLKLDGNPLESWHEIMNLGNLNLKVLSLNECQITEIRFNDNPDDKVDIFEKLEVLFLNRNRINDWRSLSELNKINCLKKLYFLKNPIQETEDYDTGSQLIIAKIDTLQELNGSTITRELRRGAEYDYMKRYGAEWKLAQADPGAQRQFSVEHCRFTELINKYGIPDDSLLVKQPKNMTLTSQLLEIVLRDENGKSFKKKFPSSMFVQKLVTLAQRLFPRAGYTGPPTLYLLDDQMKGAEICLDNVMKDLAYFSVKNGDTILVRFR, encoded by the exons ATGGTGGGCGCAATGCCTGTTAACTTAATACCAAAATTTTGCAACGGTACCATGGACAGTCACAATGGTACCGAGGATAGCGAAATTCAAGTGCATATCGGTAGTCGCGTGAAGAGTAGCGATGATTTCGGTACGGTGAAGTATATTGGTGAAGTGCACGGATACAAGGGTGTATGGTACGGCGTTGAGTGGGATGACCCGGTGAGGGGCAAGCATGATGGCTCCGTGGACGATGTGCAGTACTTCAAGACGTCCAAACCAGGGGCAGGTTCTTTCATTCGTCCGAACAAGATCTCTCCGTTTAAAACTTGTGCCGAAGCTATTCGGAGGTACTACGGAGATCGGGAG GATGAGACGGTGGCCGCTCACCGCAGAACGGTCATCAACGAGTGGAAGCGAGAGATGGGGGCGCCGTTCATTGAAATGGTTGGATTCGAGAAAATTCATCAGAAACA AAAGTTCGACCGTCTTCTAGAAGTGTGCGTCCACGATCAGAACATTGCCAAGCCCGGAGACGTGGCCTCCCTATGTCCCAACGTGCGCAGTTTGGATGTGTCACGGAATCTCTTCTGTAACTGGAGGGAGGTCATACAGTTGTCTGCGCAGTTGCCTGATTTGAAGGAGTTGGATGTCAA caaAAACCGAATGGCCATAGACATGCCAGAGGAAACATTAGCCCAACTGTCGATTAACTTCGCAAGCCTTGAAAAGCTGAACATTTCAGTATGCGACTACGAGTGGGCAGACATTCTCGCACTCTCCCACTTATGGCCAAAACTCAACGAAATGATCGCGGCATAcaacagaattaaaaaaattatcccACCAACGTTGACATTGAAAACTTTGACAGTTTTAAAATTGGATGGCAACCCTCTTGAATCGTGGCATGAAATTATGAATCTTGGTAACCTGAATTTAAAGGTTTTGAGCTTGAATGAATGTCAGATCACGGAAATAAGGTTTAATGATAATCCTGATGATAAAGTGGATATTTTTGAGAAGTTGGAAGTCTTGTTTTTGAATCGGAACAGGATTAATGAT TGGAGATCACTGAGCGAGCTGAACAAAATCAACTGTCTAAAGAAGCTATACTTCCTGAAGAACCCCATACAAGAGACTGAGGACTACGATACTGGCTCACAACTTATTATTGCTAAGATTGATACGCTACAG GAACTGAACGGCTCAACAATAACACGGGAACTACGCCGCGGCGCGGAGTACGACTACATGAAGCGATACGGCGCCGAGTGGAAGCTCGCACAGGCAGACCCGGGGGCACAGCGTCAATTCAGCGTGGAGCACTGTCGGTTCACTGAACTTATTAATA aatacGGCATTCCAGACGACAGCTTGCTAGTGAAACAACCGAAAAACATGACGCTCACATCACAACTGTTAGAAATAGTGTTACGAGACGAAAACGGAAAATCCTTCAAAAAGAAATTCCCGTCCTCCATGTTTGTGCAAAAGCTGGTAACACTCGCACAAAGATTGTTCCCCAGAGCTGGCTACACTGGGCCACCAACATTATATTTACTCGACGATCAAATGAAAGGCGCAGAAATATGTCTTGACAACGTTATGAAAGATCTCGCCTATTTTTCAGTCAAAAACGGAGACACAATTCTCGTTAGATTCAGGTAA